Proteins encoded in a region of the Penaeus vannamei isolate JL-2024 chromosome 30, ASM4276789v1, whole genome shotgun sequence genome:
- the LOC113814574 gene encoding protein jim lovell isoform X1, protein MAARKLGTTFEFHINAAFTSYESFQECVERYENANFCKLYTRRSRTIESALKRTPKRHFNEALKFAELELCCIHGGKKFISHSTGLRPNQSTFQKGCPFMIRVKATDDGDYLMISSISGNHNHALNKESYDHLPSVRKLDADDRKMAEQMLAMKVDKKVVQNHLIQKTQKQVLLYDLHNIAAAYNKSKGDCDSLPKEMKKKGNILPKEMKKEGNGLPKEMKKDVDQHKRSGPSTRTTDGMVALSWNNHSATFCHMLSAFRQKDKYTDAMLACEGKFYPVHKLVLSTCSQYFEEMFDHTLGKHPIVLLQDVKCDEIEALLNFMYVGIVSVAQKDLTRFFKVAELLQIKGLAVAGEVQRDKNTLSSSNNRNAKRSPQSREFVDSTDGRWSPHPKRRKQDDTSSPSPMLSSHSKDSEERLDYRTSDDRSRIELHLEQVRGSESETESLHHKGSTTSNSVPEESNMLSGVKLQEQSATRNPSMDISENMIYIKEEVWEDPAIVIKEEVWEDPELSHNNSIDPSFTYSIASDSADPDSHDGVHEEHTGTSKEFSYPGVPVQGSQELAETVVEALAGPSGMQEWHSHS, encoded by the exons ATGGCAGCTCGAAAACTTGGTACCACGTTCGAATTTCATATTAATGCAGCATTTACATCGTATGAGAGCTTTCAAGAGTGCGTTGAGCGATACGAGAACGCCAACTTTTGTAAACTCTACACCAGGAGATCGCGCACCATTGAATCCGCTCTGAAAAGGACCCCCAAACGGCACTTCAATGAAGCTCTAAAATTCGCAGAGCTTGAGTTGTGCTGCATACATGGAGGCAAGAAGTTCATCAGCCACTCAACGGGCCTGCGCCCCAACCAGTC gACGTTTCAGAAAGGGTGCCCTTTTATGATAAGAGTGAAGGcaactgatgatggagattattTGATGATATCCAGTATATCTGGAAATCACAATCATGCCCTTAACAAG GAATCCTATGACCACCTGCCAAGTGTTCGCAAGTTGGATGCTGATGACAGGAAGATGGCGGAACAAATGTTGGCTATGAAAGTAGACAAGAAAGTTGTGCAGAATCACTTGATTCAGAAAACTCAGAAACAAGTTCTCTTATATGATCTGCACAACATTGCTGCAGCATATAATAAGAGCAAAGGAGATTGTGATAGCTTaccaaaagagatgaagaagaaaggaaatatcttgccgaaagaaatgaagaaagaaggaaatggcttgccaaaagagatgaagaaggatgtAG ATCAACACAAAAGATCAGGACCCTCTACTCGAACAACAGATGGAATGGTAGCTCTGTCATGGAATAACCACAGTGCGACTTTCTGCCACATGCTTTCAGCCTTTAGACAGAAG GACAAATACACAGATGCAATGTTGGCTTGTGAAGGCAAATTCTACCCTGTGCACAAACTTGTTCTCTCCACCTGCAGTCAGTATTTTGAGGAGATGTTTGACCACACACTTGGAAAGCACCCCATAGTCCTGTTACAAGATGTCAAATGTGATGAAATAGAGGCCCTACTGAATTTCATGTATGTTGGCATTGTGAGTGTTGCACAGAAGGATCTTACTCGTTTTTTCAAGGTAGCAGAGCTGTTGCAGATTAAAGGTTTAGCTGTGGCAGGTGAAGTGCAAAGAGACAAGAATACATTGTCAAGTTCTAACAATAGAAATGCCAAGCGAAGTCCCCAGTCAAGAGAGTTTGTTGATTCTACTGATGGCAGATGGAGTCCACAcccaaagagaaggaaacaagatGACACTAGCTCACCATCACCCATGTTATCCTCACATTCCAAAGACAGTGAAGAACGTTTAGATTATAGGACATCAGACGACAGATCTAGAATAGAGTTGCATCTAGAGCAGGTTAGAGGCAGTGAGTCTGAGACAGAGTCCCTCCATCACAAAGGATCTACAACTAGTAATTCAGTGCCTGAGGAGTCTAACATGCTTTCAGGTGTGAAGTTACAAGAACAGTCAGCCACAAGGAATCCCTCCATG gATATAAGTGAAAATATGATCTACATTAAAGAGGAAGTGTGGGAAGATCCTGCTATAGTCATTAAAGAGGAAGTGTGGGAAGATCCAGAACTAAGTCACAATAACTCCATCGACCCAAGTTTCACTTATAGCATAGCCTCAGATAGTGCTGACCCAGACAGTCATGATGGAGTTCATGAGGAGCACACAGGCACATCTAAGGAGTTCAGTTATCCAGGTGTTCCAGTGCAGGGATCTCAGGAACTAGCAGAAACGGTTGTTGAGGCATTGGCAGGACCATCAGGCATGCAGGAG TGGCATAGCCACAGTTGA
- the LOC113814574 gene encoding protein jim lovell isoform X2, producing the protein MIRVKATDDGDYLMISSISGNHNHALNKESYDHLPSVRKLDADDRKMAEQMLAMKVDKKVVQNHLIQKTQKQVLLYDLHNIAAAYNKSKGDCDSLPKEMKKKGNILPKEMKKEGNGLPKEMKKDVDQHKRSGPSTRTTDGMVALSWNNHSATFCHMLSAFRQKDKYTDAMLACEGKFYPVHKLVLSTCSQYFEEMFDHTLGKHPIVLLQDVKCDEIEALLNFMYVGIVSVAQKDLTRFFKVAELLQIKGLAVAGEVQRDKNTLSSSNNRNAKRSPQSREFVDSTDGRWSPHPKRRKQDDTSSPSPMLSSHSKDSEERLDYRTSDDRSRIELHLEQVRGSESETESLHHKGSTTSNSVPEESNMLSGVKLQEQSATRNPSMDISENMIYIKEEVWEDPAIVIKEEVWEDPELSHNNSIDPSFTYSIASDSADPDSHDGVHEEHTGTSKEFSYPGVPVQGSQELAETVVEALAGPSGMQEWHSHS; encoded by the exons ATGATAAGAGTGAAGGcaactgatgatggagattattTGATGATATCCAGTATATCTGGAAATCACAATCATGCCCTTAACAAG GAATCCTATGACCACCTGCCAAGTGTTCGCAAGTTGGATGCTGATGACAGGAAGATGGCGGAACAAATGTTGGCTATGAAAGTAGACAAGAAAGTTGTGCAGAATCACTTGATTCAGAAAACTCAGAAACAAGTTCTCTTATATGATCTGCACAACATTGCTGCAGCATATAATAAGAGCAAAGGAGATTGTGATAGCTTaccaaaagagatgaagaagaaaggaaatatcttgccgaaagaaatgaagaaagaaggaaatggcttgccaaaagagatgaagaaggatgtAG ATCAACACAAAAGATCAGGACCCTCTACTCGAACAACAGATGGAATGGTAGCTCTGTCATGGAATAACCACAGTGCGACTTTCTGCCACATGCTTTCAGCCTTTAGACAGAAG GACAAATACACAGATGCAATGTTGGCTTGTGAAGGCAAATTCTACCCTGTGCACAAACTTGTTCTCTCCACCTGCAGTCAGTATTTTGAGGAGATGTTTGACCACACACTTGGAAAGCACCCCATAGTCCTGTTACAAGATGTCAAATGTGATGAAATAGAGGCCCTACTGAATTTCATGTATGTTGGCATTGTGAGTGTTGCACAGAAGGATCTTACTCGTTTTTTCAAGGTAGCAGAGCTGTTGCAGATTAAAGGTTTAGCTGTGGCAGGTGAAGTGCAAAGAGACAAGAATACATTGTCAAGTTCTAACAATAGAAATGCCAAGCGAAGTCCCCAGTCAAGAGAGTTTGTTGATTCTACTGATGGCAGATGGAGTCCACAcccaaagagaaggaaacaagatGACACTAGCTCACCATCACCCATGTTATCCTCACATTCCAAAGACAGTGAAGAACGTTTAGATTATAGGACATCAGACGACAGATCTAGAATAGAGTTGCATCTAGAGCAGGTTAGAGGCAGTGAGTCTGAGACAGAGTCCCTCCATCACAAAGGATCTACAACTAGTAATTCAGTGCCTGAGGAGTCTAACATGCTTTCAGGTGTGAAGTTACAAGAACAGTCAGCCACAAGGAATCCCTCCATG gATATAAGTGAAAATATGATCTACATTAAAGAGGAAGTGTGGGAAGATCCTGCTATAGTCATTAAAGAGGAAGTGTGGGAAGATCCAGAACTAAGTCACAATAACTCCATCGACCCAAGTTTCACTTATAGCATAGCCTCAGATAGTGCTGACCCAGACAGTCATGATGGAGTTCATGAGGAGCACACAGGCACATCTAAGGAGTTCAGTTATCCAGGTGTTCCAGTGCAGGGATCTCAGGAACTAGCAGAAACGGTTGTTGAGGCATTGGCAGGACCATCAGGCATGCAGGAG TGGCATAGCCACAGTTGA